The window TCTTATGGAACTCAAAAGGAATATGGGagacacaaatatataaaatgactttggtttttaaaatcctACTGTTGACCCTGAAATGCCAGActtcaacaataacaaaacaaaaatttatagCAGCAAGCCACCAATTCATCACACATTATTAAGAATGCTGATACAGGCAGTGGTTTTTCCTTTCTCCAATCAAGCTGTTGtatcttccttttgcttttcctGCTTTTTAGTTGCAGGCAGTTCAAGGCTTGCCAACTGCATGGGTTCAGCTTTTCTCATGGTGATCTCAATTTTGGTTGCAGTCATAGACACATAACTTCGTTTTACATCAATCACACCCCATAACTTCACATTTTGATgaaattctttctctccttcaaaTACAATGTGCACATTTAACAATGTACTATTTGCTTCTACTTGACTAAGTTCTGGAAGTGAATTTTTAGCATATATTGAAATGGTGATTTCACCCCCAGTCTGATGCCAATCATGTCTACATGAAACAACTTTTTCCCCAGCATCCTTTTTAGTCCACATGTGTTTCCCTGTAGTACAACCCTCTTGGgctaaaaaagtattaaaatcagAAGTTTTTCTTCTACAACAGCTCCAGTATTTCATCCCTTCATGGAAGATAGGTACTCCAGAATGATACACACAGATTTCTTCTAGACTCTGCAGACCCTGGTATGTCTTTGAACACCCTCCACTTTTACACGAGGTCCCAATCTTAATTTCATCACTGTGGTCCTCCTTTTTATCTTCTTCATTCCCCGAAGATAGTTTAAGTTTATCAAGTGCTTGTTT of the Choloepus didactylus isolate mChoDid1 chromosome 9, mChoDid1.pri, whole genome shotgun sequence genome contains:
- the LOC119544454 gene encoding cysteine and histidine-rich domain-containing protein 1 isoform X1, with the translated sequence MALLCYNRGCGQRFDPENNSDDACTYHPGVPVFHDALKGWSCCKRRTTDFSDFLSIVGCTKGRHNSEKPPEPVKPEVKTTEKKELSELKPKFQEYIIQAPKPVEAIKRPSPDEPMTNLELKVSASLKQALDKLKLSSGNEEDKKEDHSDEIKIGTSCKSGGCSKTYQGLQSLEEICVYHSGVPIFHEGMKYWSCCRRKTSDFNTFLAQEGCTTGKHMWTKKDAGEKVVSCRHDWHQTGGEITISIYAKNSLPELSQVEANSTLLNVHIVFEGEKEFHQNVKLWGVIDVKRSYVSMTATKIEITMRKAEPMQLASLELPATKKQEKQKEDTTA
- the LOC119544454 gene encoding cysteine and histidine-rich domain-containing protein 1 isoform X2, translating into MGWSCCKRRTTDFSDFLSIVGCTKGRHNSEKPPEPVKPEVKTTEKKELSELKPKFQEYIIQAPKPVEAIKRPSPDEPMTNLELKVSASLKQALDKLKLSSGNEEDKKEDHSDEIKIGTSCKSGGCSKTYQGLQSLEEICVYHSGVPIFHEGMKYWSCCRRKTSDFNTFLAQEGCTTGKHMWTKKDAGEKVVSCRHDWHQTGGEITISIYAKNSLPELSQVEANSTLLNVHIVFEGEKEFHQNVKLWGVIDVKRSYVSMTATKIEITMRKAEPMQLASLELPATKKQEKQKEDTTA